Proteins encoded in a region of the Variovorax sp. PAMC 28711 genome:
- a CDS encoding DEAD/DEAH box helicase: MSLQLYSYQEGILAQLRAGFASGHRSQILVAPTGAGKTEMAIALLEATRVKGNRSAMVLDRIVLCDQTSARLQKYGIDHGVIQSGHWRYRPYEPIQICSAQTLEKRGHFPGLKLLIVDEAHQTREMMKHFIKNNPDVRVVGLTATPFTKGLGATYTNVVSSVTTAELVRLGRLAPLRVFIAKEIDMTGAKKVAGEWAQDEVTTRGMKITGDIVAEWVKKTHEVFGGPRKTVVFCSGVAHGADLAQQFAAAGYNFVSLSYNDDDQFKADAIAEFSKAETTIHGLIATDILTKGFDVSDVMIGISARPFSKSLSSHIQQMGRVMRSHPGKEFALWLDHSGNYLRFQDDWDDVFDNGINELDDGREKTKKELTQNEKEAAKCPACAHVWPGGADTCPCCGFVRARRTDITAVPGELQELAANAEKQKKQEWLSQFVGFAIEKNRKPGWAAYLFEDKFGQLPKGGLPDPAEPSPEVRRWIKSNFIRKAKGKQKEAA, from the coding sequence ATGAGCCTCCAGCTTTACTCGTACCAGGAAGGCATCCTCGCCCAACTACGGGCGGGTTTTGCTAGTGGCCATCGATCGCAGATTCTTGTCGCCCCGACCGGCGCAGGCAAAACCGAAATGGCGATTGCGTTGCTTGAAGCGACTCGCGTCAAAGGCAACCGCTCTGCGATGGTGCTGGACCGTATCGTGTTGTGCGACCAGACCAGCGCGCGCCTTCAGAAGTACGGCATCGATCACGGCGTCATCCAGTCGGGCCATTGGCGCTATCGCCCTTATGAGCCGATCCAGATTTGCAGCGCGCAGACGCTCGAGAAGCGCGGCCACTTCCCTGGCCTGAAGTTGCTCATCGTCGATGAAGCGCACCAGACCCGCGAAATGATGAAGCACTTCATCAAGAACAATCCCGATGTGAGGGTTGTCGGGTTGACCGCTACGCCCTTCACAAAGGGCTTGGGCGCGACGTACACCAACGTCGTGTCCAGCGTCACTACCGCTGAATTGGTCCGTCTCGGCAGGCTCGCACCGCTGCGCGTCTTCATCGCCAAAGAGATCGACATGACTGGCGCCAAGAAGGTAGCCGGCGAGTGGGCACAGGATGAGGTCACCACGCGCGGGATGAAGATCACAGGCGACATCGTTGCCGAATGGGTCAAGAAGACGCATGAGGTGTTCGGCGGGCCACGCAAGACCGTTGTCTTCTGCTCCGGCGTTGCTCACGGTGCCGACTTGGCCCAACAGTTCGCCGCGGCTGGCTACAACTTTGTCAGCCTGTCGTACAACGACGACGACCAATTCAAGGCCGACGCCATCGCCGAATTCTCGAAAGCCGAGACGACGATTCACGGCCTGATTGCGACCGACATCCTGACCAAGGGCTTCGACGTGTCGGACGTGATGATCGGCATATCCGCCCGTCCGTTCAGCAAGTCGCTGTCATCGCACATCCAGCAAATGGGCCGCGTGATGCGCTCGCATCCTGGCAAAGAGTTTGCTCTGTGGCTCGATCACTCCGGCAACTACCTGCGCTTCCAAGACGATTGGGATGACGTTTTCGATAACGGTATCAACGAGCTGGACGACGGTCGCGAAAAGACAAAGAAGGAGCTGACGCAGAACGAAAAAGAGGCCGCCAAGTGCCCAGCCTGCGCGCATGTGTGGCCGGGTGGCGCTGATACCTGCCCATGCTGCGGATTCGTTCGTGCCCGCCGCACCGACATCACGGCGGTTCCTGGCGAACTGCAAGAGCTTGCCGCCAACGCAGAGAAGCAAAAGAAGCAGGAATGGCTTTCTCAGTTCGTCGGGTTCGCCATCGAGAAGAACCGCAAGCCCGGCTGGGCTGCATACCTGTTCGAGGACAAGTTCGGCCAATTGCCGAAGGGCGGATTGCCAGACCCCGCAGAGCCATCGCCAGAAGTGCGCCGCTGGATCAAGTCCAACTTCATCCGCAAGGCCAAGGGCAAGCAGAAGGAGGCGGCATGA
- a CDS encoding transcriptional regulator, protein MDLKTYFDSGRGNGVALAAALSIPASYLSQMASGNRSVSPERAVAIEKATDGAVSRRDLRPDDWQAIWPELVEAKV, encoded by the coding sequence ATGGACCTCAAAACCTACTTCGATTCTGGCCGTGGCAACGGAGTCGCCCTTGCGGCGGCTCTGAGCATTCCGGCTTCTTACCTGTCGCAGATGGCTTCTGGCAATCGCTCGGTTTCCCCAGAGCGCGCTGTGGCTATCGAGAAGGCAACCGACGGAGCGGTTTCCCGGCGCGACTTGCGTCCCGACGACTGGCAAGCGATCTGGCCCGAGTTGGTGGAAGCAAAGGTCTAA
- a CDS encoding S24 family peptidase has product MKRPQPTKVIDATVQRRLDRLERLIDDDYDESPAEFERKTGIKMAQVNQWFSGYRALRDKAVRRLEEVTDKPPGWFDGGQVVPTTEYLPGFKPLSIPLLAQAASMGPGADQLHDEVVVGRLTVSPQWVTRTIKPLTGIENLRFIHGYGDSMEPTFADGDILLVDAGVTDHRVDGVYVLEANDRIYIKRVRQRLNGSFEVSSDNPTVKTVDELNSPGARICGRVVWAWNGKKL; this is encoded by the coding sequence ATGAAGCGGCCCCAGCCAACAAAAGTGATCGACGCAACTGTTCAGCGACGTTTAGATCGGCTGGAGCGGCTCATCGATGACGACTACGACGAGAGCCCGGCAGAGTTCGAGAGAAAGACCGGGATCAAGATGGCTCAGGTGAACCAGTGGTTTTCTGGTTACCGGGCATTGCGCGACAAGGCGGTTCGGCGCCTTGAAGAGGTGACCGACAAGCCGCCTGGGTGGTTCGACGGCGGTCAAGTGGTGCCAACGACCGAATACTTGCCGGGCTTCAAGCCGCTGAGCATCCCCTTGCTTGCGCAAGCTGCGTCAATGGGGCCTGGCGCAGATCAGCTCCACGACGAAGTGGTGGTTGGGCGCCTCACGGTGTCGCCGCAGTGGGTCACCCGAACCATTAAGCCTCTCACCGGCATTGAGAATCTGAGATTCATCCACGGCTACGGCGATTCAATGGAACCCACTTTCGCCGATGGTGACATTCTGCTTGTCGACGCTGGAGTGACAGACCACCGAGTCGATGGCGTGTATGTGCTCGAGGCAAACGATCGCATCTACATCAAGCGTGTGCGTCAACGGCTAAACGGTTCATTTGAGGTCAGCAGCGACAATCCGACCGTCAAGACCGTCGACGAGCTCAACAGCCCTGGGGCTCGGATCTGCGGGCGTGTTGTGTGGGCCTGGAACGGAAAGAAACTGTGA
- a CDS encoding Sak single strand annealing protein, protein MKTYNEVAAINVGEKTERKGNLTYLSWAWAVDQLLRLDATATWEYKDPVYFKETLMVFCSVTAFGKTMTAQLPVMDHKNKAIPQPDAFQVNTAMQRCLAKAIALHGLGLYIYAGEDLPPDEDDVPQTSHDRERIIRAAADMAIIKFQEGNEIAAYEEVSGITDNEEKLYLWNYLKPHSALRSAIKRLATADSKVPA, encoded by the coding sequence ATGAAAACCTATAACGAAGTCGCCGCGATCAACGTTGGCGAGAAGACTGAGCGCAAGGGCAACCTCACGTATCTGTCGTGGGCATGGGCTGTTGACCAGCTCCTGCGCTTGGATGCCACCGCAACCTGGGAGTACAAGGACCCGGTCTACTTCAAGGAGACGCTGATGGTCTTCTGCTCGGTGACGGCCTTTGGCAAGACCATGACCGCCCAGCTTCCGGTGATGGATCACAAGAACAAGGCCATTCCCCAGCCCGACGCATTCCAAGTAAACACGGCAATGCAGCGCTGTCTTGCTAAGGCCATCGCCTTGCACGGGCTGGGCCTCTACATCTACGCCGGGGAAGACCTGCCGCCCGATGAAGACGATGTGCCGCAGACCAGCCACGACCGCGAACGCATCATCCGCGCTGCTGCTGACATGGCAATCATCAAGTTCCAGGAGGGCAATGAAATCGCGGCTTACGAGGAAGTTTCGGGAATCACGGACAACGAGGAAAAGCTGTACCTGTGGAACTACCTTAAGCCGCATTCCGCGCTGCGCTCGGCTATCAAGCGCCTGGCAACGGCTGACTCGAAAGTTCCCGCATGA